In Chryseobacterium wanjuense, the genomic stretch TTAACTCCTACTTTTAAATCTTTAAATATATTTTTAAAAAAAATCTGGTTTCCTTCATCATCATCTACCAGGATTACATTCAGGTATTCCTTATTCATACTGCATTTCAATATTACCGATCATACTTTGCACTTTTCTTCTCTTGGTTACAATTTTATGAAACAGAGAAGGCGTGATTCCTGTCGTATTTTTGAACTGAGTGCTCAGATGTGCCACACTCGAATAATTCAGTCTGTGTGCAATCTCTGTTAAGCTTTGTTTATTTCTGATAATCAGCTCTTTTGCGTATTCAATTTTTTGCAGGATAATAAAATTTTCTATCGAAGTATACGTCACTTCCGAAAACAGATTGGATAAATATCCATAACTGTGATTCAGTTTTTCTGCGATATAAATCGAAGCTTTCACGGGAATAATGTCATTTGAAAAAACCAGCTCCACAATAACATCTTTAATTTTCTGAACTAAAGCTGTTTTCTGACTTTCTATGATTTCTATTCCATAATCTTCAAGATTTTTCTTGAAAATTTTATGCTGTTCCTGGGTAAGCGATTCATAAAATTCTACTTCTCCAAAATTCAGGAGCCGGTATTTCAACCCATGCTCTTTGAGTTTTTCATCCAACACCTTTTTACAAAGCGCATTGAAATCAAATTTTACGTACATTTTCATCCTTAATAAGTGTGTCAAATTTTACGTAAATATAATAAATTATTTCAATAAAAAGTGAATTAGTTATATAAATTTATCTTAACATACTTCAACAAAAAAAACTCCTGCATTGTGGAATACAGGAATTTAAACACTAAGGATGAAAAAAAATATACTGATAAAAAGCTAAGATAGCTTAGAACCAAGCATATGAATGTATTGTTATGAGTGATTTGGTTCTTGTACAAAGTTGCACAAAAATAATAGATCACCTTTTATAGAATTACAGTAAAATGTTACAGAATTTTAAGTCAATTATTTGTGAATTAATAACTCCATTTGATAATCATCCATTACGAAGTTTCGTCCAATATCTAAAACCAATTCATTATATACTCTATACCCTTGAGATTCGTAAAAATTTTTAGCTGAATTCTCTTTATTAACGTTTAAAATAATTCTTCCATCTCCACTTTCGGAAACTTTACTTTTTAAAAAATCCAATGCTCCTTTTCCGAATCCTTTCCCTTTACTTTCGGGAACAAGATAGATTCGGTGAAGTTTTGTTGTCCCCTCTTCATAGCCATGTTCATAGCCGATGAAACCTTCGAAAGAGTTATTATTCTCATCCAAAATCAGATAATAATGATAATTCGGATTCTGAAGATGCTCAGAAATCTCTTTTGTCGAGTACATTTCGCTCAGCATATACTCTATTTGTTCGTTTGAAATTATTCCTACATACGCGTTCTCCCAGGATCTTCTTGCCAAATCCTGAATCAACGGAATATCCTTTTCTGTTGCTTCTATTAATTTCATTTTTATTTTAATTTTTTTAAAGTTTAATGTTTTAAAGTTGATAAAAGACTTTTTACCAGCAAAAAAAATCAATAAAAAAGGGGAAAAGCATTAGACTTTTCACCCCCTTATATGTTTTGTTAATTGTCAATTTTACTTTGCAAATGAATTATAAAATGTAAACAACTTGTTATTAAATTCACAATTGATTATTCGCTTTTCACAATTTTGACCATTCACTTTTTAAATGTTCGCCATTTCAGCTTTAATTTTAGCATAAAGCCCTTCTGAAGCTGGAACTAAAGGAAGTCTTAAATAATTTTTAGTAATTCCTTTTTCAGTCAAAATCACTTTAATTCCGCAAGGATTTCCTTCCGCAAAAATCAATCTTGTGATGTCGACTAATTTATTGTGAATTTCGTAGGCTTCCTTCACTTTTCCGTCGAAAGCCAACTGAACCATTGTAGAAAATTCCTTTGGATATGCCTGTGCAATTACGGAAATCACACCATCTCCACCTGCCAAAGTTACAGGAAGTGTAAATTCATCGTCACCCGAAACAAGAGAAAATCCTTCTGGTTTTTTTCTCAAAATATCAAAATACTGTAAAATATTTGGTGCGGCTTCTTTAATTAAGAATAAATTCGGGAATTCTTTAGCCAGACGTATAGTCGTTTCAGCCTCAATATTTTGTCCTGTTCTCGAAGGAACATTATAAATAATGATATTTTTCCCTGTGGAAGCCAATGCTTTATAATGCTGATAAAGCCCTTCCTGATTAGGTTTATTGTAATATGGAGACACAGAAAGCACTGCTTCAAACGCAGAAAGGTCTGCTTCTTCGATCTGTTTCTTGACTTCAAGAGTATTATTTCCGCCGATTCCCAACACGAGTGGAAGACGTTTATTATTAACCTTAATGACATGCTCAATTACCTGTTTCTTCTCCTCCTCAGAAAGCGTTGCAGCCTCTGCCGTAGTTCCCAAAACAACTAAATAATTGGTTCCGTTTTCAATGTTGTATTCCACAAGTTTTGTCAAACTGTCGAAATCCACGGATAAATCTTCATTAAAGGGTGTCACCAACGCAACACCTACTCCTTTTAAAATGCTCATCTGTTCGAATTATTTTTGTCAAATTTAATAATTTACACCAAGAATTTATAATAAATAATAATGTTTTATTATACATATAATTATATTTGCATATACTAAAAGATATTATGAAATCTCTATGACCGAAATTGTTTTCAAAAACACTACAGGTTCTGGCGATTACGTATGACCTTTAATAAAAATTATTTGCTGCATATGAAAAATAAATTCTTGTTAATAGGAATTGCCCTGACTGCCCTTTCCGCTTGTAAGACGGCTTCTCCGCTGCAGGTGGCGAATGTACAGACTCAGAAAAATATTTCTATTAATAATGAGCTAAAAAATGATGAGGAGTTTGTAAAAATTATTGAACCTTATAAGCAAAAATTGGATAAAGAGATGAATCAGAAAATCTCCCATACCAATACAGACCTTACAAAACAGGGGGACAATAGTAATCTGGGTAATCTTTTAGCAGACTACACCTTCGATGGAGCTGATGAATGGGCGAAAAAAAATCTTCAAAAAAATGTCGATGCCGCACTGATCAATATCGGAGGAATCCGTACAACGATCGGGAAAGGTGATATTCTCCTGAAAAGTGTGTTTGAAGTAATGCCTTTCGAAAATGAAGTGATTATTGTAAAAATGAAAGGAACGGATTTGCAGGGGCTTTTTGATTATTATGCAAAAACTCAGGTGAATAATCCGGTTTCTCATTTGTACATTGAAACCAATAACGGACAATTAACCAAAACTTTAATCAATGGAAAAGCGGTAAATCCTACTCAGGATTATTACATCGCAACATCTGATTATCTGGCTTTGGGTGGTGATAATATGAAATTTTTCGCTAAAGGAGAATCGACCCCGACAGGAATTAAACTAAGAGATCTTTTTATTGATTATTTTAAGAAAAATCCTGAAGTGGTGGCCAACACAGATGTTCGTTTAAATTTTATCGGTAAAAAGTGATGGATAGAAAAAAGTTTTTAAAAGCAATAGGTGGTGGAACTTTAGCAATGGCTTTAGCTCCGAATATGATGATGGCGGAAGAATTAAACATTCTTGATCTGAAATCCACAAAGAAACTAACCATTCTCCACACCAACGACCAGCACAGCAGAATAGAACCTTTTGACGCAAGCTATACCAAAAGTCCCAATCAGGGTGGTTTTGCGAGAAGGGCGAGCTTAATTCAGCAGATCAGAAATCAGGAAAGCAATGTGTTGCTTCTTGATTCAGGCGATATTTTTCAGGGAACTCCTTATTTCAATTTTTTTGGGGGTGAACTGGAGTTTAAGTTAATGTCCATGATGAAGTACGACGCTTCCACCATGGGAAATCATGATTTTGATAATGGTTTGGACGGGTTTTTAAAGGTGTTGCCAAATGCGCAGTTTCCTTTTATCTGTTCAAATTATGATTTTAAAAATACAGTTCTCGACGGAAAGACGTCTCAATACAAGATTTTCAATAAAAACGGAATCAAAGTAGGACTTTTCGGAGTGGGAATTCAACTGGATGGATTGGTTGGCAAAAAGCAATACGGGGAAACTGTTTATTCGGATTCGATTGAGGTGGCTCAGCATTATTCCAACTTTCTGAAAACCGAACAAAAATGTGATCTTGTCATCTGCCTTTCACACATCGGCTATGATTATAAAGATGAACCTAATAAAGTAAGTGATAAAATTTTAGCCGCCAAAACAGAAAATATTGATATTATTCTGGGAGGGCACACTCATACTTTCTTGCCCGAACCACAGACTTTTACCAACAGACAAGGTAAAAATGTTCTGGTCAATCAGGTGGGATGGGCAGGTCTTCTTTTGGGCAGGATAGATTTTTATTTTGATACAGACAAAAACGTAAAACATATTTCCTGGAATAATCAGGTAATAGACAGCAGCATAATAGCATAAGCATGAAAAAAATCTCTTTAATTTCTCTTGGTATTTTAGCATCCCTGCAATTTGTAAATGCACAGAATATTTCTTCAAAAAAATGGACGGATCTGTTTTCGTACAACAACGTTCTTGCCATGAAAGAAGATAATGGAAGACTCATTGCAGCCGCAGAAAACGGAATATTCTATTATACAGTATCAACAGGTGAAATTACGAAGCTGTCGAAAGCCAACGGCTTACATGAAGTGAAAATTTCAGCCTTCGATTATAACCCGCAGACAAAGATCGGGCTGGTTGGTTACCAGAACGGTGCTTTGGACGTTATTGCACCGGACGGAGTTACGTATGTCGTAGACATTCCGATCGCAACAGGATATAATGGAAGTAAAAAAATTAATCATATTTCGATTACAGGAGATCTTGCGGTGATTTCTGTAGGATATGGTGTTTCTATTTTTGACCTTAAAAAGAAAGAATTTAAAGACTCTGCTTTTTTCTTATCCGGAGGAACGTATGAGGCCAGCAACGAAGCAACAATTTTTGGCAATAAAGTGTATGCTGTATCCAATACAGGATTTAAAAGCCATGAAATGAACGTTACTTTCCCTGTGTATTCAACATGGACTGTTGAGATGGCTGGTTCATATAATCATATTGATTCTGAAGGTATTTTAAGTTTCTCATCACCGACTACAGGTTATCTGTACAACGGAGGAGTACCGGTACCGCTTTCACAGGCATTTACAAATGTTCATGATGTAGTGGTTAATTCCAACAACATTATCGTTACCGATCAGAACAGGGTTTATACATTCAATACCAATGGAAATTTCACCAATACCGTAACGTTTGGAGAAGAGTGCAATACCGCGACTACTGTGGGAAGCAGCGTTTATGGCGGAACCATTTTATCAGGAATAAAAAATGAAAGCAACAATTCTTTCAAGCCGGATGGTCCTTATTTTAATTATGCTTATAAAATAAGTTTATTCGGTGAAAACCAACTTTTGGTATCAAGTGGAGGAAGAGAAAACAGATTCAACACTCCTATTAATAACCTAAGAAATCCCGGCTTCTATTATTTCAACGGAATGGAATGGATCTATCCTTCCTACTTTATAGGAAATACAACAAGATTTAATATTCTGGACGTTGTCTCAGATCCCGTAAATCCTGATGATATATTCTTTACAAATTATAACAACTCTACTGGACGTGGTATTTATAAAATGAAATACAATTCCGGAAGTAAAGATTTTACATTCACCAAAAATTATGATTTAGGAACTTCAGACTTTTATACAAGACGTCCTGTAGGTCTTACTTTTGATGATTCAAATAATTTATTTACATCTATAGCCTTTTCCGGAGAAGGTGCTGCTCAGGGACCTTTAACAGCCGTTGGTGCTTATGACAGGGCAACCGATACTTTTCTTATAAAGAATACAACTATTTCAGGTGGTGCTGCTCAAAAACCTTTGTATTATGAGGGCTTATTGTGGATGCCTCTACCCAGGGTAAGTAGCTTTCTGGCATACGACTATAAAAAAACCATCAATACATCTGATGATACGGAATATATCTTGAATCAATCCAATGGTTTTGCATCAAACTCCAATGGAACAGTTTCCGTAGCCGTAGATAAATCCGGTGATGCATGGATAGGATCAGATGCCGGTTTAAGGATTTTACCTAATGCTGCTTCAGAAATTAAAACTCCTTCAACGGCTACTGTAGAACCCATCATTATCGAACAAAACGGTTTGGGTGAAGAGCTTTTCAGAGATTCACAGATCCTTCAGATCGAAGTAGATGCAGGTGATCACAAATGGGTTTCTGTAGATGGTGGTGGTGTGTATTACCTTTCTCCGGACGGACAGCAGACCATTAAACATTTTACCAAAGAAAATTCACCGTTACCGACTAATAGCATTACAGACATTAAAGTAGACAGAAAAACCGGAAAAGTTTATTTTGTTTCCTACGACGGAATTGTAACCTATCAGGGTGATGTTGCAGATGTGACATCCGATTTCGGAAATGTTGTGGTATATCCGAATCCTGTCGTTTATACTCAGTTTAAAGGAAAAGTTACCATTAAAGGTTTAGCGGAAATTACCAATATCAGAATTGCCGACGCAGCTGGAAACGTAGTACATTCAGCGGTGGCAAGAGGTGGATATTACGAATGGGATCTTAATAATCAAAGAGGCGTAAGAGTGGCTTCAGGAGTATATTTTGTACTTATGACAAACGAAGACGGCTCAGATAAAGCTACTGCAAAGATAGCTGTGGTTAATTAATGAATTCACAAAACGGATTTTTATTATCATACATAAAGTACGGAGAGAATGATGCGGTTTTGCATTGTTTTACAGAGGAAGATGGCTTTCAGTCTTATTTTTTAAAGGGAATCTACGCCAAAAGAAATAAGAAAAAAGCCCTGCTTCTGCCATTGAGTAAGTTTAATTTTTCTTTAAATCCTTTAAAAGGCAACGGAATACAGACCATTTCAAAATTTGAACTGGTAAAAAGCAACGATATTTACATGGATATTAAATGTAACTCGGTTGTTTTCTTTATTTCAGATTTTTTAAATCAAAACTTAAAGCACGAAAATAAAAATCCTACTATTTTCTTTTGTTTAGAAGAATTTATTGACGAATTAGAACATCAAAATTATCAGTCGCATTTAGTTTTTTTAATTAAAATTTTAAAAATTCAGGGCG encodes the following:
- a CDS encoding helix-turn-helix domain-containing protein — its product is MKMYVKFDFNALCKKVLDEKLKEHGLKYRLLNFGEVEFYESLTQEQHKIFKKNLEDYGIEIIESQKTALVQKIKDVIVELVFSNDIIPVKASIYIAEKLNHSYGYLSNLFSEVTYTSIENFIILQKIEYAKELIIRNKQSLTEIAHRLNYSSVAHLSTQFKNTTGITPSLFHKIVTKRRKVQSMIGNIEMQYE
- a CDS encoding GNAT family N-acetyltransferase — protein: MKLIEATEKDIPLIQDLARRSWENAYVGIISNEQIEYMLSEMYSTKEISEHLQNPNYHYYLILDENNNSFEGFIGYEHGYEEGTTKLHRIYLVPESKGKGFGKGALDFLKSKVSESGDGRIILNVNKENSAKNFYESQGYRVYNELVLDIGRNFVMDDYQMELLIHK
- the dapA gene encoding 4-hydroxy-tetrahydrodipicolinate synthase, whose product is MSILKGVGVALVTPFNEDLSVDFDSLTKLVEYNIENGTNYLVVLGTTAEAATLSEEEKKQVIEHVIKVNNKRLPLVLGIGGNNTLEVKKQIEEADLSAFEAVLSVSPYYNKPNQEGLYQHYKALASTGKNIIIYNVPSRTGQNIEAETTIRLAKEFPNLFLIKEAAPNILQYFDILRKKPEGFSLVSGDDEFTLPVTLAGGDGVISVIAQAYPKEFSTMVQLAFDGKVKEAYEIHNKLVDITRLIFAEGNPCGIKVILTEKGITKNYLRLPLVPASEGLYAKIKAEMANI
- a CDS encoding 5'-nucleotidase C-terminal domain-containing protein; this encodes MKNKFLLIGIALTALSACKTASPLQVANVQTQKNISINNELKNDEEFVKIIEPYKQKLDKEMNQKISHTNTDLTKQGDNSNLGNLLADYTFDGADEWAKKNLQKNVDAALINIGGIRTTIGKGDILLKSVFEVMPFENEVIIVKMKGTDLQGLFDYYAKTQVNNPVSHLYIETNNGQLTKTLINGKAVNPTQDYYIATSDYLALGGDNMKFFAKGESTPTGIKLRDLFIDYFKKNPEVVANTDVRLNFIGKK
- a CDS encoding bifunctional metallophosphatase/5'-nucleotidase; translated protein: MDRKKFLKAIGGGTLAMALAPNMMMAEELNILDLKSTKKLTILHTNDQHSRIEPFDASYTKSPNQGGFARRASLIQQIRNQESNVLLLDSGDIFQGTPYFNFFGGELEFKLMSMMKYDASTMGNHDFDNGLDGFLKVLPNAQFPFICSNYDFKNTVLDGKTSQYKIFNKNGIKVGLFGVGIQLDGLVGKKQYGETVYSDSIEVAQHYSNFLKTEQKCDLVICLSHIGYDYKDEPNKVSDKILAAKTENIDIILGGHTHTFLPEPQTFTNRQGKNVLVNQVGWAGLLLGRIDFYFDTDKNVKHISWNNQVIDSSIIA
- the porZ gene encoding type IX secretion system anionic LPS delivery protein PorZ yields the protein MKKISLISLGILASLQFVNAQNISSKKWTDLFSYNNVLAMKEDNGRLIAAAENGIFYYTVSTGEITKLSKANGLHEVKISAFDYNPQTKIGLVGYQNGALDVIAPDGVTYVVDIPIATGYNGSKKINHISITGDLAVISVGYGVSIFDLKKKEFKDSAFFLSGGTYEASNEATIFGNKVYAVSNTGFKSHEMNVTFPVYSTWTVEMAGSYNHIDSEGILSFSSPTTGYLYNGGVPVPLSQAFTNVHDVVVNSNNIIVTDQNRVYTFNTNGNFTNTVTFGEECNTATTVGSSVYGGTILSGIKNESNNSFKPDGPYFNYAYKISLFGENQLLVSSGGRENRFNTPINNLRNPGFYYFNGMEWIYPSYFIGNTTRFNILDVVSDPVNPDDIFFTNYNNSTGRGIYKMKYNSGSKDFTFTKNYDLGTSDFYTRRPVGLTFDDSNNLFTSIAFSGEGAAQGPLTAVGAYDRATDTFLIKNTTISGGAAQKPLYYEGLLWMPLPRVSSFLAYDYKKTINTSDDTEYILNQSNGFASNSNGTVSVAVDKSGDAWIGSDAGLRILPNAASEIKTPSTATVEPIIIEQNGLGEELFRDSQILQIEVDAGDHKWVSVDGGGVYYLSPDGQQTIKHFTKENSPLPTNSITDIKVDRKTGKVYFVSYDGIVTYQGDVADVTSDFGNVVVYPNPVVYTQFKGKVTIKGLAEITNIRIADAAGNVVHSAVARGGYYEWDLNNQRGVRVASGVYFVLMTNEDGSDKATAKIAVVN
- the recO gene encoding DNA repair protein RecO — its product is MNSQNGFLLSYIKYGENDAVLHCFTEEDGFQSYFLKGIYAKRNKKKALLLPLSKFNFSLNPLKGNGIQTISKFELVKSNDIYMDIKCNSVVFFISDFLNQNLKHENKNPTIFFCLEEFIDELEHQNYQSHLVFLIKILKIQGVAPLLNEGNFLDPETGTFSQELTHQLFSEDISTIWKAILYAENPYVIKVHSTFRKDFLDSVLVYYHYHITDFKTPTSLEVIQQIFE